One window of the Zea mays cultivar B73 chromosome 3, Zm-B73-REFERENCE-NAM-5.0, whole genome shotgun sequence genome contains the following:
- the LOC103651988 gene encoding adenylate isopentenyltransferase 5, chloroplastic, producing the protein MAGVNGATASGGDNKAKVVLVMGATATGKSKLAIDLALRFGGEVVNSDKIQVHDGLDVVTNKVTAAERQGVPHHLIDGVAPDADYTTADFCRDAVRAVESILERGRVPIIAGGSNRYLEALLDGEPPAGFRGRYECCFLWVDSDLAVLDRYIGSRVDCMLEQGLVREVRAFFRHDDADYSRGIRRAIGVPEMDMYFRMEAAGALDGDDDDQLRVRLLAAAVNEIKANTCGLARRQLQKIHRLHGLQGWSDIHRLDVTEVLQLKVGNAGNPKAQRDAWETDVVSPAARIVGMFLAVEGARDKDKDRFLLTTPKEVAVPGICTATADWFGQQLDMTVMSPSKGFAGLGSAAAAV; encoded by the coding sequence ATGGCGGGAGTTAACGGTGCCACGGCGAGCGGAGGCGACAACAAGGCCAAGGTGGTGCTGGTGATGGGCGCCACGGCCACCGGCAAGTCCAAGCTGGCCATCGACCTCGCGCTGCGCTTCGGCGGAGAGGTCGTCAACTCCGACAAGATCCAGGTGCACGACGGCCTCGACGTGGTCACCAACAAGGTCACCGCCGCGGAGCGCCAGGGCGTGCCACACCACCTTATCGACGGGGTGGCGCCCGACGCCGACTACACCACCGCCGACTTCTGCAGGGACGCCGTGCGCGCTGTGGAGTCCATTCTCGAGAGGGGCCGCGTCCCGATCATCGCCGGGGGCTCCAACAGATACCTGGAGGCGCTGCTGGACGGGGAACCTCCTGCAGGCTTCCGCGGCCGCTACGAATGCTGCTTCCTCTGGGTCGACAGCGACCTGGCGGTGCTGGACCGCTACATAGGGAGCCGCGTGGACTGCATGCTGGAGCAGGGGCTCGTCCGCGAGGTGCGGGCCTTCTTTCGGCACGACGACGCCGACTACTCCAGGGGTATCCGGAGGGCCATCGGCGTGCCGGAGATGGACATGTACTTCCGGATGGAGGCCGCAGGGGCTCTCGACGGCGACGATGATGATCAGCTGCGAGTGCGGCTCCTCGCCGCGGCCGTTAACGAGATCAAGGCCAACACGTGCGGCCTGGCGCGCCGCCAGCTGCAGAAGATCCACCGGCTCCACGGTCTCCAAGGCTGGAGCGACATCCACCGCCTCGACGTCACGGAGGTGCTTCAGCTCAAGGTCGGGAACGCCGGGAACCCAAAGGCACAGCGCGACGCGTGGGAGACGGACGTCGTCAGCCCTGCGGCGAGGATCGTGGGAATGTTTCTGGCTGTTGAGGGAGCTAGGGACAAGGACAAGGACCGTTTCTTGTTGACGACGCCCAAAGAAGTGGCCGTGCCAGGCATTTGCACGGCCACGGCAGATTGGTTCGGCCAGCAGCTGGACATGACGGTCATGTCTCCAAGCAAAGGGTTTGCTGGATTGGGCTCGGCGGCCGCCGCGGTTTAA